One Pseudomonadota bacterium DNA window includes the following coding sequences:
- a CDS encoding electron transfer flavoprotein subunit alpha/FixB family protein has translation MANDVWVYIEHKDGDISPMSYELLGIGKTLADGIGSGVCAFVIGEKVDDLAKEAFYYGASKVYAVEGAVYKGFRADAYSKAATFLLDKYKPEIALFRATTQGTDVAAASAALLQLGLCTDTIGLAIDGGKMKMTRAAFGGNFSVTVVNEKAKPQIVTVRPKAFAMSEKDTSKSGEVVKEAFSVADADLHTQVLEFMKSEVAVSLVEADIIVSGGRGVGKPEGFKIIQELADVLGAALGASRAAVDSGWVAYEHQVGQTGKTVKPKIYIACGISGAIQHLAGMRTSDCIVAINKDPDAPIFKAATYGIVGDLNQVVPKLIEKFKGKLGR, from the coding sequence ATGGCGAACGACGTATGGGTATATATAGAGCATAAAGATGGAGATATTTCTCCTATGTCCTATGAATTATTAGGTATTGGAAAGACACTCGCCGATGGTATTGGTTCTGGCGTTTGCGCCTTTGTTATCGGGGAAAAGGTTGACGACCTTGCGAAAGAGGCATTCTACTACGGCGCTTCAAAGGTATACGCCGTGGAAGGAGCAGTCTACAAGGGTTTCAGGGCTGATGCATACTCAAAGGCCGCAACCTTCCTGCTTGACAAATATAAACCTGAAATTGCACTCTTCAGGGCAACAACCCAGGGGACTGACGTAGCTGCAGCAAGTGCTGCCCTTCTTCAGTTGGGGCTCTGTACAGATACTATTGGCCTTGCAATCGATGGCGGTAAAATGAAAATGACAAGGGCTGCATTTGGTGGAAACTTTTCTGTAACCGTGGTAAACGAAAAGGCAAAACCACAGATTGTCACGGTGAGACCAAAGGCATTCGCAATGTCGGAGAAGGATACCTCAAAATCAGGCGAGGTGGTAAAAGAGGCATTCTCTGTGGCAGACGCTGATTTACACACTCAGGTTCTTGAGTTCATGAAATCCGAAGTTGCTGTGAGCCTCGTTGAGGCAGACATCATTGTTTCAGGTGGAAGGGGCGTTGGTAAGCCGGAAGGGTTTAAAATCATCCAGGAATTGGCAGATGTACTGGGCGCTGCACTTGGTGCATCCCGTGCAGCAGTCGATTCAGGCTGGGTTGCCTATGAACATCAGGTAGGCCAGACAGGTAAGACTGTAAAACCCAAAATCTACATAGCCTGTGGTATTTCAGGCGCCATCCAGCACTTAGCCGGTATGAGGACTTCTGATTGTATCGTTGCGATAAACAAAGACCCTGATGCGCCGATATTCAAGGCTGCAACTTACGGAATCGTCGGGGATTTAAATCAGGTAGTCCCAAAGCTCATCGAGAAATTCAAAGGAAAACTCGGCAGATAA
- a CDS encoding EF-hand domain-containing protein — MKKVFLLVISLVVLALVVNVYSAGKDFENIDTNRDGKIDLKEFTDAASQKFKQYDKNNDGYLDREEFKVMKDVNADREFEYMDTNKDGKVDLKEFTDAGTERFKLFDKNQDGYLNNKEFYSKRAYPILKFYF; from the coding sequence GCTTGTAATATCCCTTGTGGTTCTTGCCCTTGTTGTGAACGTGTATTCTGCAGGAAAGGACTTTGAGAATATAGATACGAACAGGGATGGGAAGATAGACCTGAAGGAGTTCACAGATGCTGCATCTCAAAAATTCAAGCAATACGATAAGAATAATGACGGTTACCTTGACAGGGAAGAATTTAAAGTAATGAAGGATGTGAATGCTGACAGGGAGTTTGAATATATGGATACGAACAAGGATGGGAAGGTAGACCTGAAAGAATTCACCGATGCGGGGACTGAAAGATTTAAGCTATTTGATAAGAACCAGGATGGATATCTGAACAATAAGGAATTCTATTCCAAACGGGCGTACCCAATCCTTAAATTTTATTTTTAG